A stretch of Mya arenaria isolate MELC-2E11 chromosome 14, ASM2691426v1 DNA encodes these proteins:
- the LOC128218206 gene encoding leukocyte receptor cluster member 9-like has product MEGPKETSTATIESEKTKSMEAEIEDLTSTFQGQCKVLESNGKFQKTVKLHPEHLDIVFNFKLTNTYPTTPAVIEVRSSSLDADEIGNLQAFIKQTAQGADGKSMGELVESALEWLKDGHINVSGARSKKKSPPSTPNKFQKPKARKKKPKDEVDKGKKPPMKTAIDVVKRILWDEALQSDQFLVGYMDRIDGLKEKYFNAFSWEDIASVDYTVLAIPKHRIQYFKYKDTIVWDKRCRLDNVFGSTGGKKTIVDVISEVDGPQMANGNNNDAHDDNGEGQANSDSDYYDSDGCSDSDSDSDDGITVTVGTVGIGAVGGAGYLADEADEIDDCEGENDDDTKGHDDKYWRDKLRPNYFIALRITDEELRANVEKIQDQVIQGEPKLRQCKIPQGALHVTLCTVGLDTEDQVKYAVDCLKEAQKEFSNMIPKGLKLRFKGVETFFNRVIYGRVVDCPTVFLDFVEHLKTCLTSKGIDIRDYHEFVPHMTLMKVSRPVAKMTGNNYIAPWLYSSYNETELGSQAVDNMSLCSMKVERQEDGFYMTAVSLDI; this is encoded by the exons ATGGAGGGGCCTAAAGAAACATCGACTGCAACCATTGAGTCCGAGAAAACTAAATCTATGGAGGCTGAGATTGAAGATTTGACCTCGACCTTTCAAGGCCAATGTAAGGTGTTGGAGTCCAATGGGAAATTCCAGAAAACTGTGAAGTTACATCCGGAACATCTCGACATTGTGTTCAACTTTAAACTTACAA ATACCTACCCCACCACCCCCGCCGTGATTGAGGTTCGATCTTCCTCGCTGGACGCAGACGAGATTGGAAACTTGCAGGCGTTCATCAAGCAGACGGCACAGGGCGCAGACGGGAAGTCCATGGGGGAACTTGTCGAGAGTGCTTTGGAATGGCTTAAGGATGGGCATATAAATGTTTCTG GTGCCAGATCTAAAAAGAAATCTCCGCCATCGACGCCAAACAAGTTCCAAAAACCCAAAGCCCGCAAGAAGAAACCTAAAGATGAAGTCGATAAAGGAAAGAAACCGCCCATGAAAACCGCCATTGATGTAGTGAAGCGAATTTTGTGGGACGAGGCCCTCCAGAGTGACCAATTCTTGGTTGGGTATATGGACAGAATTGACGGtcttaaagaaaaatatttcaatgcttTTAGTTGGGAGGACATTGCATCCGTTGATTATACTGTTCTAGCGATTCCAAAGCATAGAATCCAGTATTTCAAGTATAAAGATACGATTGTTTGGGATAAGAGATGCCGTTTGGATAATGTTTTTGGATCAACAGGCGGTAAGAAAACTATTGTAGATGTTATTTCTGAAGTCGATGGGCCTCAGATGGCCAATGGCAATAACAACGACGCCCATGACGACAACGGGGAAGGTCAAGCAAATTCGGACAGCGATTACTATGACAGCGATGGATGCTCTGATAGCGACTCTGACAGCGATGATGGAATTACAGTAACAGTCGGTACCGTAGGGATTGGAGCTGTCGGTGGAGCTGGCTACTTGGCAGACGAAGCAGACGAGATAGACGATTGCGAAGGTGAAAATGATGATGACACAAAAGGTCATGACGACAAGTATTGGCGGGATAAACTTCGTCCAAATTACTTCATTGCTTTGAGAATTACTGACGAAGAGTTGCGAGCTAATGTCGAGAAGATTCAAGATCAAGTTATCCAAGGTGAACCGAAGTTGAGGCAGTGTAAAATCCCTCAGGGCGCGCTTCATGTGACTCTGTGTACTGTTGGACTTGATACCGAAGACCAAGTAAAGTACGCCGTTGATTGCCTAAAGGAAGCGCAAAAGGAATTTTCAAACATGATTCCAAAAGGCTTAAAACTCAGATTTAAAGGTGTTGAGACTTTCTTTAACAGGGTTATATACGGTCGAGTCGTTGACTGTCCGACCGTATTTTTAGACTTTGTAGAGCATTTAAAGACATGTCTCACATCTAAAGGCATTGATATAAGAGACTATCACGAGTTTGTGCCACACATGACACTCATGAAAGTGTCCCGACCGGTAGCCAAGATGACTGGTAATAATTACATCGCACCATGGCTGTATTCTAGCTACAACGAGACTGAACTCGGCTCCCAGGCTGTTGACAATATGAGCTTGTGTTCTATGAAAGTTGAGAGACAAGAAGACGGGTTTTATATGACTGCTGTCTCATTAGACATTTAA